A region of Chitinophaga horti DNA encodes the following proteins:
- the ahcY gene encoding adenosylhomocysteinase: MSTITKSKIDFDLKYKVKDMSLAEWGRKEIELAEAEMPGLMAIREEFGPSQPLKGARIAGCLHMTIQTAVLIETLAHLGAEVRWSSCNIFSTQDHAAAAIAAAGIPVFAWKGLNEEEFNWCIEQTLFFGGADRPLNMILDDGGDLTNMVFDTYPELIQHIKGLSEETTTGVHRLYERMKNGTLALPAININDSVTKSKFDNKYGCRESCVDAIRRATDVMIAGKVAVVAGFGDVGKGSAESLRGAGARVIVTEIDPICALQAAMEGYEVKKMSTAVQEADIVVTTTGCRDIISGEHFKLMKDKTIVCNIGHFDIEIDVAWLNTNYGHTKVEIKPQVDKYTIDGKDIILLAEGRLVNLGCATGHPSFVMSNSFSNQVLAQLELWVNTASYKNEVYVLPKHLDEKVARLHLKKIGVELDELTTVQSEYLGIPKAGPYKPDYYRY, translated from the coding sequence ATGTCTACCATCACAAAATCAAAAATTGACTTTGACCTCAAATACAAGGTAAAGGATATGTCGCTGGCCGAGTGGGGCCGCAAGGAGATTGAACTGGCGGAAGCAGAGATGCCCGGTTTGATGGCTATCCGTGAAGAGTTTGGCCCGTCACAACCCCTGAAAGGCGCGCGCATTGCGGGTTGTTTACACATGACCATTCAAACTGCCGTACTGATCGAGACCCTGGCACACCTGGGCGCTGAAGTACGCTGGAGCTCTTGCAATATCTTCTCTACACAGGATCACGCCGCTGCTGCTATTGCTGCTGCAGGCATTCCCGTTTTTGCCTGGAAAGGTCTGAACGAGGAAGAATTTAACTGGTGTATTGAACAAACCCTGTTCTTCGGCGGTGCAGACCGTCCCCTGAACATGATCCTCGACGACGGTGGCGACCTTACCAACATGGTATTCGACACTTACCCTGAGCTGATCCAGCACATTAAAGGTTTGAGCGAAGAAACCACTACCGGTGTTCACCGCCTGTACGAGCGTATGAAAAATGGTACGCTGGCACTGCCTGCTATCAACATCAATGACTCTGTAACCAAATCCAAATTCGATAACAAGTACGGTTGCCGCGAATCCTGCGTGGATGCGATCCGTCGCGCTACAGACGTGATGATTGCCGGTAAAGTTGCTGTTGTTGCCGGTTTCGGTGACGTAGGTAAAGGTTCTGCAGAATCACTGCGTGGTGCCGGTGCCCGTGTAATCGTTACTGAGATCGACCCGATCTGCGCATTGCAGGCCGCTATGGAAGGTTACGAAGTGAAAAAAATGTCTACAGCCGTTCAGGAAGCCGACATCGTTGTAACCACTACCGGTTGCCGCGACATCATTTCCGGTGAGCACTTCAAACTGATGAAAGATAAAACCATCGTTTGTAACATCGGTCACTTCGATATCGAGATCGACGTTGCCTGGCTGAACACCAACTACGGTCACACTAAAGTGGAAATCAAACCACAGGTTGATAAATACACCATCGACGGTAAAGACATCATCCTGCTGGCTGAAGGCCGCCTGGTAAACCTGGGTTGCGCTACCGGTCACCCGTCTTTCGTAATGAGTAACTCCTTCTCTAACCAGGTACTGGCTCAGCTGGAACTGTGGGTAAACACTGCTTCTTACAAAAACGAAGTGTATGTGCTGCCTAAACACCTGGACGAGAAAGTGGCCCGCCTGCACCTGAAAAAAATCGGTGTGGAACTGGATGAACTCACGACTGTACAGTCTGAATACCTCGGTATTCCTAAAGCTGGTCCTTACAAACCAGATTACTACCGTTACTAG
- a CDS encoding pyridoxine 5'-phosphate synthase → MTKLSVNINKIATLRNARGGNLPDLLKVAADCERFGADGITVHPRPDQRHIRYDDVRNLKPLVTTEFNIEGYPSQEFMDLVLEVKPHQCTLVPDPPGAITSNNGWDTVQYASFLKDVIGTLKKEGIRVSIFLNPDITKVEGAKAAGADRIELYTGPYAEEYHNALTQPQNFALFNEYKNTAKTATEAGLEINAGHDLNLDNLRFFKLHIPQLKEVSIGHALICDALYFGLENTIQLYKRLLVD, encoded by the coding sequence ATGACCAAGCTGAGTGTAAACATCAACAAGATCGCCACCCTGCGCAATGCCCGCGGCGGTAATCTTCCGGACCTGTTAAAAGTCGCAGCAGACTGTGAGCGTTTCGGCGCAGATGGCATTACTGTTCACCCACGACCCGACCAGCGCCACATTCGTTACGACGATGTACGCAATTTAAAGCCGTTAGTGACCACCGAATTTAATATTGAAGGTTACCCTTCACAGGAGTTTATGGACCTTGTATTGGAAGTTAAACCGCACCAGTGTACGCTTGTTCCCGACCCGCCCGGCGCCATCACTTCCAACAATGGCTGGGATACGGTACAATATGCTTCTTTCCTGAAAGATGTGATCGGCACGCTGAAGAAGGAAGGTATTCGTGTATCCATCTTCCTGAACCCGGACATTACAAAGGTAGAAGGCGCTAAAGCCGCCGGGGCCGACAGGATCGAACTCTATACCGGCCCTTACGCAGAGGAATACCACAACGCGCTCACCCAGCCGCAAAACTTTGCGCTGTTCAACGAGTATAAAAACACCGCGAAAACGGCTACCGAAGCCGGGCTGGAAATCAATGCCGGCCACGACCTCAACCTCGATAACCTCCGCTTCTTTAAACTGCACATCCCGCAGCTGAAAGAAGTGTCCATCGGCCACGCGCTCATCTGCGACGCGCTGTACTTTGGACTGGAGAACACGATCCAGTTGTACAAAAGATTGCTGGTGGACTAG
- a CDS encoding ABC transporter ATP-binding protein: MDTQPIISIRNLYKNYDQKQVLKGINLDVYPGQIIGYIGPNGAGKSTTVKVLIGLLGDFEGEVTVLGKDLRENTLEIKRRIGYIPENAEIYDMLTPMEYLHFTGKLYDMDDEQIEERASKMLAAFGLQNEKDHRMDTFSKGMRQKVLIISGLMHNPQIVVLDEPLSGLDANAVIIVKEIMSLLKREGKTIFYCSHMMDVVEKVSDRIVLINNGQIVADGTFEQLQQTEGDTLEQIFAHLTGDQNLSGVADDFINALGK; this comes from the coding sequence ATGGATACCCAGCCTATTATTTCCATCCGGAATTTGTATAAGAATTATGACCAGAAGCAGGTGCTGAAAGGTATTAACCTGGATGTATACCCTGGCCAGATCATTGGCTATATTGGTCCAAACGGGGCGGGTAAATCTACCACCGTGAAGGTCTTGATCGGTTTACTCGGCGACTTCGAAGGCGAAGTGACGGTGTTGGGCAAAGACCTGCGGGAAAACACTTTGGAGATCAAACGCCGCATTGGCTACATCCCCGAAAATGCCGAGATCTATGACATGCTTACCCCGATGGAGTACCTGCACTTCACCGGTAAACTGTACGACATGGACGATGAGCAGATCGAAGAGCGGGCAAGTAAGATGCTGGCGGCTTTCGGTTTGCAGAACGAGAAAGATCACCGCATGGACACCTTCTCCAAAGGCATGCGTCAGAAAGTGCTTATCATATCGGGGCTGATGCATAATCCACAGATCGTCGTGCTGGACGAGCCACTGTCCGGCCTGGACGCTAACGCAGTGATCATCGTAAAAGAAATTATGTCGCTGCTGAAGCGCGAAGGCAAAACCATCTTTTATTGTTCTCATATGATGGATGTGGTGGAAAAAGTGAGCGATCGTATCGTATTGATCAATAATGGCCAGATCGTGGCCGATGGCACCTTTGAGCAACTGCAGCAAACAGAAGGCGACACGCTGGAACAGATATTTGCACACCTTACAGGCGACCAGAACCTGAGCGGCGTGGCCGACGATTTCATTAACGCCCTGGGCAAGTAA